The following are encoded in a window of Cyprinus carpio isolate SPL01 chromosome A13, ASM1834038v1, whole genome shotgun sequence genomic DNA:
- the LOC109060878 gene encoding aspartate aminotransferase, cytoplasmic: MSIFGEVPQAAPVAVFKLTADFREDQNPSKVNLGVGAYRTDECQPWVLPVVRKVEKMIADDHSLNHEYLPILGLPEFRSSASKIALGEDSPAIKDNRVGAVQCLGGTGALKIGAEFLRRWYNGTDNTKTPVYVSAPTWENHNAVFSNAGFEDIRPYKYWDAGKRGLDLEGFLGDLESAPDHSIFVLHACAHNPTGTDPTQDQWKKIADVMKRKSLFAFFDSAYQGFASGNLDKDAWAVRYFVSQGFELFCAQSFSKNFGLYNERVGNLTVVAKDQDNLNRALSQMEKIVRITWSNPPSQGARLVAITLNTPELFAEWKDNVKTMAERVLLMRAQLKEKLKALGTPGTWEHITEQIGMFSFTGLNPKQVEYLVKEKHVYLMASGRINMCGLTTKNIDYVAESIHEAVTTVQ; this comes from the exons ATGTCGATATTTGGTGAAGTCCCGCAGGCTGCTCCTGTCGCAGTGTTTAAACTGACAGCAGATTTCCGTGAAGATCAGAATCCCAGCAAGGTGAATCTGGGAGTCGGAG CCTACAGGACAGATGAATGTCAGCCCTGGGTTCTCCCCGTGGTGAGAAAAGTGGAGAAGATGATCGCTGATGACCATAGTTTGAACCACGAGTACCTGCCCATTCTAGGCCTGCCAGAGTTTCGCTCCAGTGCATCTAAGATCGCTCTGGGTGAAGACAGTCCTGCCATCAAGGACAATCGG GTAGGAGCTGTGCAGTGTTTAGGTGGCACTGGTGCTCTGAAGATCGGAGCCGAGTTTCTTCGCCGGTGGTACAATGGAACCGACAACACAAAAACTCCAGTTTATGTATCTGCGCCAACATGGG AGAACCACAATGCTGTTTTCTCTAATGCTGGATTTGAGGACATCCGTCCATACAAATATTGGGATGCAGGGAAGCGTGGACTCGATCTGGAAGGTTTTCTGGGTGACCTGGAG AGTGCACCTGATCACTCCATCTTTGTGCTGCATGCCTGCGCTCACAACCCCACCGGCACAGATCCCACCCAGGACCAGTGGAAGAAGATTGCTGATGTCATGAAG CGAAAGAGTCTGTTTGCCTTCTTTGATTCAGCCTATCAGGGTTTCGCCTCAGGAAATTTAGATAAGGACGCCTGGGCTGTCCGCTACTTTGTGTCACAGGGTTTTGAATTGTTCTGTGCCCAGTCATTCTCAAAGAACTTCGGTCTGTACA ATGAGAGAGTTGGGAACCTGACTGTTGTAGCCAAAGACCAAGACAATTTGAACCGTGCACTGTCTCAAATGGAGAAGATCGTTCGAATCACCTGGTCCAACCCTCCATCCCAGGGTGCACGTCTGGTtgccatcacactcaacaccccTGAACTCTTTGCTGAATG GAAGGACAATGTGAAGACCATGGCAGAGAGAGTCCTGCTCATGCGTGCTCAGCTGAAGGAAAAACTCAAAGCACTAGGAACTCCAGGAACCTGGGAGCACATCACTGAACAGATCGGCATGTTCAGCTTCACCGGACTCAACC CTAAGCAGGTGGAGTACCTGGTGAAAGAGAAGCACGTTTATCTAATGGCGAGCGGGCGCATCAACATGTGTGGCCTCACCACCAAGAACATCGACTATGTGGCCGAGTCCATTCATGAGGCTGTCACTACAGTCCAATAA